The Carassius auratus strain Wakin unplaced genomic scaffold, ASM336829v1 scaf_tig00217092, whole genome shotgun sequence genomic sequence TGCCTGGAACAATTCAGTAGAGACACGATTGCCCGTTACCCACTGAGCCTGGTGGAAATGAAACCCCTCCTGCTGTGAAGTGCCTCTCACAAGGATCCAAATGGGCACAGCAGCTCCATCACCCTTGACATGATTCAGCTGTAGGGTTCCACCATATCTGTAGAGGATTCCTTCCTCCACCTCAGGATCACTCAGGCAGCCTCTAAGGATGTGGATACGCTGAATCCACCATAATTTTAACATTGAGGGTTTGAAAAGGAAGATGTTGTTGGGATCCTTTGCCAGATAGAAATGGTGTAACACTTCTTCCACCCTTTGAACCAGCTCTCTGGGATGTGGCACTTTTGTCCTACAATGCTCTCTGATGTGCAGCTTGGTGGGATTAGCAGGCTCGATACCACAGAATCTGTATGCGTTCTTCAGTTTCTCCAGGTCACCCTGATCAACTACAGAGAAGGCAGAAGAGATGAACTGGCAGAACGAGCCATACAGAGGATGGTGCTCCGAAACACACTCCCTGGTGAACCGCCGCATACAGTGAAACAAGTCCAGTTTAACAACCATGTCCTCGTTGAACTTCCTGCAAGCGGCATGTAAATTCTTGAGGTTTCCTGATGTAACCTCTGCCACAGTAGCTTCTGTGGTCCTCCAGGCTTCCCACTGCTGGTGCTCATAAGGTCCTGGGTCCATCACTCTGAAAGCGGCACAGCAGTCCCTAAGTacataaagggggaaaaaaatacattttaatgtattcataACCTTTGCTTACACCACTTGATGTAATGTTTGGTTAGATGTGATGATTTATACCTGTCCACCCACTGGTACTTGGCCTTGGGAATACCAGCAGCACTGTAGCGATTTGATAGCCCACAGTACATTGACTCCGATGACTGCTCACTTTCACTCTGCAGCATCACCCGGGACAGAATCATCCAGTTCTCATTCATCACAGCATAGGATGACATCGTGCCAGATAAGAGGGTCACTTTTCTAGCAACTTTGCGTGTGTGATCTGACCTGAACACCTGTCCAAAAGTGCCTTGTAGGAGCTGAGTGAGAGCTGCTTCTTGCCGCTGATATTcatgaaggaggcactctattaAATAGTGTGCAGAGACATACACCCCATTCCACCCATCAGTGTCTCCGTAATCCCCAAACGGTGCAGGTGTGTCATCCTTCCTCAGTGCCCCAGTGATGGTTTTCTGACCATACAGCCCTGCTTCAGCATCCCTGACATTCTGCACACTGAGAAGGTAAGCCAGATGTGCTCTTTCAAATTTAAGGTGAAGCACCTCAGACAGCTGGTTGGCCATGTCATTAGGGGATTTTCCAGAGCGCCTCAGTTCATCCATCACTGTTTTACAGATTGCCTTCTTATGGGTGAGGAAGGCTGGCAAGATGTTTCTGAATCGCTGTGGTAGAATGTCCGGCCACTGAGGTTTATCAGCAAACCAGTATCTTTTGCATGCCTTACAACACAGACGTGAAGCAAGGATGTAAAATTGCCCAGTAATACCAAGGATCACTCTGGGTCTTCCCACACCAGAGGACACAACGTTTGGATTTTGACATCTGTAAAGACAAGGCAGGATGTAATTGTTCCTAAGCCTTTCCATTATACTGTGCTCAGGTTTCCAAATGAAAAAGGGATGGAGTTGGAAGTATTTGGGTGATGGAAGGCCAGTGTTTGTCTCTATAAGCTCAGGCTGAGGTGGATAGCGCCATAAGGAGACCATATTCATGAGGTGTCTTACTGGGTGTGATCCTGGCCAGAGCCCCATGGATTCCATCTCTGTCTTCATCCAAATTCTTTGTTGAAGAGAGCAATTCCAGCGGCTGATATCTTGCAAGTAGCTAGGAACAGGTGCTTCTTTCTGTACAGAAGGCATTAATGCAGGAGCTGTAGGTGCTGATTGTGCAGCAGAAGGTGGTACAGGCCCATCAGTCTGTGAAGAAGGCATACTGGGACTGGGAGAACTAGAGACTGCATGTGATGTCGACAGAACTGCATGGAACACAAaaaagatatatgtgtgtgtgtgtgtgtgtgtgtattaacaaTGATTGCACATGATGTGTATTTAACTGTCTTTACCTTTTTTGTAGCTGAGAAGAGGGGCTTCAGTCAGTGCAGATGGCATTGGTGCAGGTGTTGATTGTGTTTCTGCAGGTGGTACAGAGCCTTCACCCCGTGAAGAAGGCCTACACACAGGAACTGATGTTGATGGAGGCTGCGGCAGACCTGCACGGAACAGGAAAAggaggaaataaaaaatatattaaaaaactgaATGTACATGATGTGTATGTAATTGTCTTGACTACATTAAATGACTTATTTAATGTAACGCATGAATCATTGTTTATTCTATCATTCTATTTATTCTAggaataaaaattctaataatgttcaaaagtCTGTAAGTAAACATTCCATTTATAACAGGAAATGACACTTTAAATACCATTGCATACAATTCATGAAGTGCACTCACCCTCACCACTGGTATGTTCAACCCTTAATTATAGTTAGAacaaaaaacatgctttttagAACAGGCAAGAACACTGCCAAAGCAAcaaataagataataaaattCAGAAATGGAGGATAAGTCTGTATGTAACAGAATAAGCCTCTGAATCTGATTAGGAAAGTAACCTGCTGTAGACAAGACTGTGGATCCCGTGGCTGCAGATGATCTTGAAAATTAAGCATTATAATTTGAACATTTTTGCTCCAGTATGTGCAATTGCATGTGTCAAAAACATGCTGAACTTGACATGGCTCTGTATAACACCATGACGTGACTCGTGATTCACTTACTCAGCTGTGTGAGATACTTTGTTGGAGACAGACTCAGCATTATCCTCTCCAGTTCTTCATCCTCCTCCATCACTATAAAACAAAATCAATGGATCAGTAGGCTTTAAGTAACAATATAAGCACATTTGCATGAATTTTATTAACTTACCAGGCTGATCAGAAGCAGTACTGGAAGAAACAAGTGGTCTTGCAGTGGAAGCTGATGGTGGGGGCACCGGAGGAGTGTTTATCGtcagctgttgttgctgctgttttaAAAGATACTGCTGCAAGTTGTACATTTTGCTGCCTGGAACACACTTCTGCTTTATTATAAAGAAAGCATATCCGTCTGCCCTGGTATCCCAAATTTGTCTCCAAGTGTCTTGAGCTCTTGTTCCAAATCCAACAGTATTGTCTTCCTCCATCAAAACTGGCAATGGATCTGGCCTTTGAGACAGATACCGTTTAAGGTCATCAATTTCCTTAAAGCTTCTTGAGTATTCAATAAAGGAAATTAGACTATCTTTGCAAGGACCCTCTGGGTTGAACTACCCAGCCTGTTCTTCTTCCTCAACCTTATTGGACAGGTACAAAGCATAGCCGACATCATTCTCTAGTAACCACCTGAAAGACTGGCCCTTGTATTTGCCAAACTGTAGAATATATTCTCCCAACACCTCTTGCTTGTCAGAGACATCCCCTCCTCTCTGTAAGACAACAGAACGGGCATTCATCCTGACCAGATCTTCTCTTTGAGGTGTTGACTTGTTCTGCAGTGAAGGGTTGTCTTTAATTCTTTTTGCCTCTTCTGATGGGTCCCGGCGTAAATGGCCTGATGGGCCTTTCCTGAAAGACACCTTGTATctcccaggaaaaaaaaaaacagttttcttcaTGATGCTGTTCTGAAATCATGGCCTcataaaaatacttaatatagTGAAATAAGACAGTCATCAGCAGCAGTTATTTTAACTTgccataatatttcataatattacagttttttccttaataaatgcagccttagagcataagtgttatttaatatttatttaatccacTCAATATATGagtaagtatatatatttttaatatgaaaatgtgtacatgtatatattaaaacaagtttaactaattcaaaatgttgttttatatacacacagtttagtaatatatataataatatagaatatatatgtaataaatgtaatacacagcaaaatccccagtgttaatttaacactctgagtgtggactcatataaacactgaagcagtgttaaaagtaacactgaagcagagttgaagttactgagataattaagaagttaattgagttatgactgggcattattgaagacacctgatgttaacaagcagaatcaccacccgagaaaatcacaatttgtgtcaCCATTGTAGCGGTCAGTGTTTgatttagctgggatcttggcttgtgactttttacttttaaagtttgtttgtcaaaccaagagcaaaaaccattgcgtgttgatgattatgttttaatgtaattgttgtttgacatgagtcactgaactcatttacagtgttttctcaaagtaaaacttctgttatcgattgtcacagctttgattcctcaATGAAAAAGTCTGCATTTTCTATACagtttgtaggtatctcttgcaagtgattcagatttttttttttattaaagagctttaattttaggcacacacagataacaataatcagtgtatgaatctcaacaatggtgacaaacagcatattcagataaacacaccaactctgaacatcacaaaactagatactaaaaatgaacataaaaacagcaaaaataaaatatagttagaataaaaagttaaaaagacagttcagctcataatatatttatgccgcaatgcatgatgggagccatggatgagtttttattggctataacatgcttttttgatggtcaccgttgttgtgatgctcacgctgattcctgatgtctgtgtgtctaaacaaaagatctctttttattttttttatgtagaactaactattaaaaacatgtcatgttatggcaaaaatgctgggttgcttacttttctttttcacttaatttatgtttacaggaaagaaacttaaactcaggcattcagatcactctataacaaatagctcaaatcacaatcaatggcacacatgattgcctttgctgtggtctgtctgtatgatataattcagtcaccacagccacgtaaaatctaaagttaataactgaagggtcaactaaagcaaacactgaccactacaatggtgacacacaaattgtgattttctcgggtGGTggttctgcttgttaacatcaggtgtcttcaataatggtcaatcataattcaattaacttcttaattatctcattaacttcaactctgcttcagtgttacttttaacactgctttagtgtttatatgagtccacactcaagagtgttaaattaacactggagattttgctgtgtatgtgtgtttaatacaTATGAATTACATTATGAGTATCATATTGCattgttaacatttaaaaaaaattaacaagtaCTTAGAGATTAATTATGAAACATTGACTCTTACAAAGAAActataacaattatataaaaaaactgctgTATTTTCAACGGTGAGTTTGGTTAAATATTTCCTAACATCACAAACCAATCAACACAATTAACACAATACCATTACATGAGAATATACATGtaatttatatgataaaatatttacaatccAGAAAGTGAATATTGCTAAAGTAACGTAGCATTCAACTTAACCTACCTTCTCGCTTAACGTTAATTGTGTTGATCTCGCACTCTTACGTAAAAACAACGGTCATCTGAGGTAAAACTTTTGCGAAGGTAGTTTAGACAGTTAATGCTTGTCAgcaaacttgttttgttttgtacaaCAAATCGGTAAACATATCTCTCCGATCGTGAAGCTGGTCTCCTCCCCTCCTCCACTCGCTATGAATGATTGACAGATGACACCAGGCTGTTTGAATTCCGCGCCACGGAAGAGGCGAAACAGCGCCGGGGAATCTTCGTGTGGCCACAAATATATCGCATCCGTAGTGTTAAGCACTACCACAGAGAATGAATGGGAAAAGTTAAGAGAAGTTAAGCTTAACTATTTTCGGCTGGGAcacgaaaggtccccagttcgaaactgggcgggaacactgaatctctttttacaatcgtttaggtgggtttctgttgaggaggaactcaattctagcaaggctttgcggccaagaggcatgaacacagtcactaaaggtatagttgatgcagaagtGAAAGAGTCATGaaacagtcattgtttgacctaaacctatcccacaactgtgacattccaagcctgtctggctttcttctgaggaacatgaAAAAAGCGATttgcctgagtggccctctgttgagcagcagctctgcatcacgaaggcctgctgcaagtgtttaattccgaggtaagttaagggtagcgtttcaggaaactctgcatagactgccaggccgaatgaactctgtcctcttgtgcgtgggaattacgccgattgtctatttgctttcgggcacatcacagtataaatattcgCCCAAAAGGCACTCTAGCGCTagactgtggagtttctgtagtgtagtggtcatcacgttcGCCTAACACGCAGAAGGTCCTCGGTgcgaaaccgagcagaaacagctgtccccttttgaagaaatgtatgaacccctttgagccggcagttggcttcagaaggtctAGCCTTTATGCCCATTTTGCTGAGCCTGTGTAGAGATAATtattaagccacactaggcagtggtaatacccacgcagacagtactctgtacttttgacctggtagtttagatgaacagatggccggtagactcaaagacccaatatttcgtacaacatataaatatacatatattaaatgaaagtggggaaaaaagcaaagaagaaatggccacagaggattcccgcaaaCAACTGGAGATATTCacggtttgctgctaaaaatagaaggtatttgcgaactgaagagcgcaacgcaatttgtaatttgatgtaatttgtaaaatgagatgaaaagatctgacaccttcGCCACA encodes the following:
- the LOC113099960 gene encoding uncharacterized protein LOC113099960, which produces MKTEMESMGLWPGSHPVRHLMNMVSLWRYPPQPELIETNTGLPSPKYFQLHPFFIWKPEHSIMERLRNNYILPCLYRCQNPNVVSSGVGRPRVILGITGQFYILASRLCCKACKRYWFADKPQWPDILPQRFRNILPAFLTHKKAICKTVMDELRRSGKSPNDMANQLSEVLHLKFERAHLAYLLSVQNVRDAEAGLYGQKTITGALRKDDTPAPFGDYGDTDGWNGVYVSAHYLIECLLHEYQRQEAALTQLLQGTFGQVFRSDHTRKVARKVTLLSGTMSSYAVMNENWMILSRVMLQSESEQSSESMYCGLSNRYSAAGIPKAKYQWVDRDCCAAFRVMDPGPYEHQQWEAWRTTEATVAEVTSGNLKNLHAACRKFNEDMVVKLDLFHCMRRFTRECVSEHHPLYGSFCQFISSAFSVVDQGDLEKLKNAYRFCGIEPANPTKLHIREHCRTKVPHPRELVQRVEEVLHHFYLAKDPNNIFLFKPSMLKLWWIQRIHILRGCLSDPEVEEGILYRYGGTLQLNHVKGDGAAVPIWILVRGTSQQEGFHFHQAQWVTGNRVSTELFQAQGMTGVARWNYQWLVDLKQPGVVLPGVFDPVLMIELNRASIKVTGQPKYPALHISSRDTGERLGLQYVEPGCRPVPLDFDKHNSRKTDLGDVEMQEESSSGVPFSFPSQECLKDTSSAETPLAAEPEATSQAVIFHQFPTPSAVTVKEQTSEECLLVGELPSTSPLPVAASPCSARTGPIKTGGRVFVLNHNRWTDPMRNIIDGCSYGSVFTQPVKQSVSQ